aatttaatttgtagttctaaataaactctaaatgcatttaggacgtttttacccactttatgtctcttccacgatgttatttctctctccaacaacataggttacaattggattagcatgaccaattatgcaaaactAGGCGATggcgtcatttagcgacttctaggacagccaatagcgattttccttactgaggagttggcaacactgcagaAACGTACTTGCTTAAAAATGCTGAAACCTTAAAAACGGCCTCTGTAAAAGACACCGAGGAAGAACCCAACCTATCATCTGTGTTAGTTTCGTTGCCTAGGAAAAGGTCCCACAGGACACTGCACTAACCGCTTTTTAGGCTACGTTCaaactgcaggcgaaagcgcatcaaatccgacttttttgactatgcgacccatatccgatcatggtatgacagtgtgaacagcacaaatccgatattttcaaatccgacctgggtcgctttcgtatgtggtactgaatccgacacacatctgatgttttagaaagcgactgctgtttgaatggttaTGTCGCATTAAACCAgctttttacgtcactgacacaagacagacaccAATTATCAGCGtcggagaagcgcccgagaaaacatggtgaacgcttcctggccatccagtgaaactgttgggaagacaacgttggagaaacgtgaacattttatttgtactgtataatctgcagattctgacagaaatctgcaactatcctttgaagcgccgctcctctctaaaacggcaacaaggataattattaggccatatgaaaataacaaaataactttataacttaaagcaaaattgggaaacgtaaagtcagAAACAAATCTTTATAtcaaggccatcagtcaaacactactgggtctaaacagagcgcgttgtgtgtgacgacttcttttgcgcatgcgtggcgctttgagggttcacactagagcgcgtttgctgtcacattttatttgtagtgtgaacaagcagacaaaaaaaatctgatttgataaaaaaaatcggaattgagctttaagacctgcagtgtgaacgtagccttagagggATGAACTCCAAAATAAGGGATCTGTGATTCAGGAAATTATGGCCGGCGAGTTcattttatgaccacagtgaccGGTGTTATGCCACAaagtgatttccggtatttgctattaaaaaaactgaTTGTGGGTATTTAAACTGTTATAAGTGACCTATTGGTATATACTCTgtctaaagagcttggaaagaaaaacgtctggaccttcacagacatatatacTCTGTCAAAAACATGTCAAACGCATTTCTCGTGAATTATATCAAGTCCTTTTCAGCCAGAAAGAACATTCTTATCACAAAGTGGAAGccacaatcagtttttggcaaagaGGATTTTGcatatcttttatttatttaaaatgaacaaaaaagtaatttcaAGAGAGATCTGGCCAAGAGGCGAACAGAACTTGAAACAAATATAACATCACAGTTCTAAAAGAATATTTTATGTGACTGAAAAGGACTAGATTGTTTACAGGTACAATAATGCAGCATCATAAAGATGCTGATAATGATACTTGGTCATTTTTTACATAAAGCCTTCCTGGATTATTTTCACTGCTGTCTTTTTACCAATAAAGTGCTTGGTAAGTAaagatattatttattatttagaaaaataattgctgaaatagaacacagaaacatcggaaatcactttttgtcaGATGATCGCTTTTTGGCACAATACTAAAAACTGTGTGGTCCTCAAACAAACGAGGTCATAATATTTCAGTAACTCTGAACCACAGAGTCAGTGAAGCgtccaaaaacatttaaagacattCATGTCAATGCTGTTTTTGAAACCTGCTTCCTGCAGTAAAACAGTTGTATaatgtatattaaaaacaaaccctCAGATTTGGAGAGTGTCTCTCTATCTTTTAGTCCCAAACcattatttaaccaggaagcgAAACTTTTGAAATTGATTGAATATTCCCTAAATGTTCTAACATAGCTCATTTACCAGGCACCTATAGTTTGAGTGTTCCTGTGGTTATTGTTTCTAATATACATAAACAGTGTTCTGCTATCACACTTTGGTGAAAATAGTGTAGGGTAGATTCATTGGCATCGAGTTACATCATATTTTTGGTCATTCTAATAAAGTATGCTAAGACTTTGTCTGTTTCCTTACAGCCAACCACGCCACCCGACCTGTCAGGTAAATGTTAATACTGTGTTAGCATGAAGTTAAAACAGAAACGCCATCACCACATTTCAAACAATCTCTTTTTTCAATCTGTGTTGTAGTCAACAAACTAGAAACTTCAAGACATCAAAACTTGGTTAATCCAGCTGCCATGCTAACAGgtaaagttaaaaatgatgtgtgtgtgtgtctttatctTATGcttatttaagttttttttttttcattaaccaCACTTTGTATGGAGcttatcataaaaaaaaaaggttctgtGCCTAAATTATTTACACATGACTCTGCAAGAAGTCATTCACTTTTACTTAAGTTTGAAGCTAGCTATAAATTATAGACAAGTAGAAACATGAGTAaccttagtttttatttatttttttcttctttagctcCTGTAGGGAATAACACGAATGGGCAGTACCTTCAATGGGCACATGACATCGGAAATGCTTACTGTCACGGCGGCTTCAGCTACTCCAATGGGGATCTTGTGGTGCCCAGAGATGGCTTGTACAGTGTCTACCTGCAGATCACTTATAGTGGTTTAGTGTGTCCTGTCCATAAAAAACTGATGAACAAGGTGTTGCATAGTTCAGAAGAATACAGAAATGATATGACTCTCCTCTCATCGATCCACACAATGAGCTGCAGCGAAGATGTCTGGAGTAAATCCCTCTATACAGCTGGCTTCTTTTTCCTGAAAGCAAAAGACAAACTACGTGTGATGTCATCACATCCAGATTATATTACCAAGGCAGAATACGAAGTGTTCTTTGGCGCTGTGCTTTTTCCTCACTAATATCTATATCACATATATCAAGATTGTTCGAATCCGATCTTGAGGATGGTTTTTAGCCTCTTCTCCAGGAAAATCAGTGTATTTTATGGTTTCCCCTTTACTCTTTTTGCTCATGAAACATATGCAGCTACCGATTGATTAACAGCAGTGAGAAGCTATTGAACAAGCTATGACAGTGGGTTAATTTCACCCTATGCAAGTTATAAGCTGCATTGTTTTTTACTCATTAACGACAGCTCACTTTACATACTGCCTCCTAAACTGGTTTCCTggtataaaatatatatgtcCTTGACAGCACATGACTCGTATAACTGCAAAACTCATCAATTATAGCcttcttcttattttatatGTGTGGAATTAAAATATATGGGCGAttatggctcaagagttgggagttcgccttgtaatcggaaggttgccggttcgagccctggcttggacagtctctgtcgttgtgtccttgggcaagacacccgttgcctactggtggtggtcagagggcccggaggcgccagtgtccggcagcctcgcctctgtcagtgcgccccagggtggctctggctacaatgtagcttgccatcaccagtgtgtgaatgtgtgtgtgaatgggtagatgactggttgtgtaaagcgctttggggtccttagggactagtaaagcgctatacatatacaggccatttaccatttttatatattttgccATTGTGATAATTGTTGGTGATGGTCCCTTTTAAAGTGTCTTGAAATATTTTCTCAAGTTCGGTTTAAATTTCTCAAAGTCGAGCAGTCTCAAGGTCTATAAAAGCAAAAGAGCCAAAGACATGACAAAGTGTGAACTTTATGTTGAAATAGAGACACTGATCAGAAGTTTTCGGAAGACGGTGAATCATTAGCCCATAATTTCCAGCCACACACATACTGTTACCATCATGACTGTATTTATTTACGGTCACAACTAAGGACTTAAAAGTGAGTCAGTTCTCATAGATCTCTAGTTCAAAGTCCTACACTCTACAGCATTTAAACATtatgtttacagcattttacTGAAATAGTTTTGGTCTCTGTAGCTAATTCCTCTCTTAATTTTTCTATAACGCTCTCATTTAAATTGTATCGAGATTTAAAAGTTACACTGAAGGCCACTTTGCCTAAATTGGAGGCTGATACT
This genomic stretch from Astatotilapia calliptera chromosome 12, fAstCal1.2, whole genome shotgun sequence harbors:
- the LOC113033677 gene encoding lymphotoxin-alpha-like; this encodes MEEDKWGFEVGEEAVLQSPNTSLQLLSPNETRNRRMAKLLALVLVLVLAGVLPLLITILLRSQRHAPPGSQPTTPPDLSVNKLETSRHQNLVNPAAMLTAPVGNNTNGQYLQWAHDIGNAYCHGGFSYSNGDLVVPRDGLYSVYLQITYSGLVCPVHKKLMNKVLHSSEEYRNDMTLLSSIHTMSCSEDVWSKSLYTAGFFFLKAKDKLRVMSSHPDYITKAEYEVFFGAVLFPH